A portion of the Desulfovibrio intestinalis genome contains these proteins:
- a CDS encoding CehA/McbA family metallohydrolase → MKRREFLIATAGLLATTTLPAVCFAGTSPTLPLGVIKGATPIDQGMAIHEKDFTIYNGKIAVSFAVGSNNYWNMTSGSILDIAVMKDGKFGTDLVNDIEFLNDLWSATGSYNNEDLLHVPSQDILCKQEKDKIVVTVNSRYWTKGHTLPLSVTIQYTLEANKNYIGLKTTVHNPAGNEPYENMYSGYSLSTLAASMYGPFGYYPDLKATGIAVGADKDVQERFGDFIVTYGKDYAVGVQVDGANAYKGSSGYKDLYVLRTIEPGKTYEYTGEIIVIDKGETAPILERYQEKDPALPFALVQGQVKDSSGKPVPGAFVIISKEGAYKETVKSHGADAVKKDIMQPLVWKMTDEKGNFSMKLPQGNYSTHVEAKGYTPSNSQLMALAADQKVQFSVKDGAKAIFKVVNEKGEPVHAKIKVGGTTSTVKTLGGTVFFSDPKTHEIRADIPAPENELTFTITHGSDFESLPVVVKQTVKPKEILKKTITIPTAIQTSSRKWYSADIHQHSDIGDGATPIKELHKGQLAAGLVCLAVSDHDSVANNAEMDKLAHTTGNPFLSSLEVSPGWGHWGILGADYKQKPISPDLTPAEIIKAGHAMGALVVMNHPYTDYGFLHNRDGVKGGHAPGSDDFDLLEIQSTIDLKDPKNMDKRALDAAMAYWNKGKKIYLSSGSDQHDVTSILYPGIIRTYAHVDGKVTSKSYMAALKAGNSYITMGPIITPGSDSMFGSTKTVTAGKAITLNAELQAVHGLKSIEVYSEGKPVGKKEFNDTKDAVAYSFEATPEKDTWYNFVVMDGKGRYAVTNPIWVEVKK, encoded by the coding sequence ATGAAGCGTAGAGAATTCCTTATTGCTACAGCAGGGCTGCTTGCCACTACAACACTGCCCGCTGTGTGTTTTGCCGGAACATCCCCTACCCTGCCCCTGGGCGTCATAAAAGGGGCCACTCCCATTGATCAGGGCATGGCGATTCACGAAAAAGATTTCACCATCTACAATGGAAAAATTGCTGTATCTTTTGCTGTTGGTTCCAACAATTACTGGAACATGACCAGCGGCAGCATCCTCGACATTGCAGTCATGAAAGACGGCAAATTCGGAACAGACCTGGTCAACGACATAGAATTTCTTAACGACCTTTGGTCTGCCACCGGATCGTACAACAATGAAGACCTGCTGCATGTTCCTTCACAGGACATCCTTTGCAAGCAGGAAAAAGATAAAATCGTGGTCACGGTAAACAGCCGCTACTGGACCAAGGGGCATACCCTTCCCCTCAGTGTCACCATCCAGTACACGCTTGAAGCGAATAAAAACTACATTGGCCTTAAAACCACAGTCCACAACCCTGCAGGCAATGAGCCCTACGAAAACATGTACAGCGGCTACTCTTTGAGCACCCTTGCCGCCAGCATGTACGGCCCCTTTGGCTACTACCCCGACCTCAAGGCCACGGGCATTGCCGTTGGAGCGGATAAAGACGTGCAGGAACGCTTTGGCGACTTTATCGTCACCTACGGCAAGGACTATGCTGTCGGCGTGCAGGTTGACGGCGCCAACGCCTACAAGGGTTCCAGCGGCTACAAAGACCTGTATGTGCTGCGTACCATCGAGCCTGGAAAAACATACGAATACACAGGCGAAATTATCGTTATTGACAAGGGCGAAACCGCGCCCATACTTGAACGCTATCAGGAAAAAGACCCCGCGCTGCCCTTTGCCCTTGTGCAGGGCCAGGTTAAAGACAGCAGCGGCAAACCGGTTCCCGGCGCTTTTGTCATCATCAGCAAAGAAGGCGCATACAAGGAAACCGTGAAGTCCCACGGCGCTGATGCGGTCAAAAAAGACATCATGCAACCCCTTGTGTGGAAAATGACTGACGAGAAGGGCAATTTCTCAATGAAGCTTCCACAGGGCAACTATAGTACCCACGTCGAAGCCAAGGGCTATACCCCCTCGAACAGCCAGTTGATGGCGCTTGCGGCTGACCAGAAAGTTCAATTCTCGGTGAAGGATGGAGCCAAGGCCATTTTCAAGGTGGTCAACGAAAAAGGCGAGCCCGTTCATGCCAAGATAAAGGTTGGCGGCACAACCTCAACCGTCAAAACCCTTGGCGGAACAGTATTTTTTTCTGATCCCAAGACGCATGAAATCCGTGCGGACATTCCTGCGCCCGAAAACGAACTGACGTTTACCATCACCCACGGCAGCGACTTTGAAAGTCTGCCCGTAGTGGTCAAGCAAACCGTCAAGCCCAAAGAAATACTTAAAAAGACCATCACCATTCCCACTGCCATTCAGACTTCCAGCAGAAAATGGTACAGTGCCGACATCCATCAGCACTCGGACATTGGCGACGGCGCAACTCCCATCAAGGAACTGCACAAGGGTCAGCTGGCTGCCGGCCTGGTCTGTCTTGCCGTGTCTGACCACGACTCTGTGGCCAATAACGCAGAAATGGATAAGCTGGCGCACACGACGGGCAATCCCTTCCTTTCCAGCCTTGAAGTTTCTCCCGGTTGGGGGCACTGGGGCATTCTTGGGGCAGATTACAAGCAAAAGCCCATATCCCCAGACCTTACTCCTGCGGAAATCATCAAGGCCGGGCACGCCATGGGCGCTCTTGTCGTCATGAACCACCCGTACACCGACTACGGCTTCCTGCATAACCGTGACGGCGTAAAGGGCGGCCACGCCCCGGGCAGTGATGACTTTGACCTGCTTGAAATCCAGTCGACCATTGACCTGAAAGATCCCAAGAATATGGACAAGCGCGCTCTTGATGCCGCTATGGCCTACTGGAATAAAGGAAAAAAAATCTATCTCAGCTCTGGCTCTGACCAGCACGACGTGACGTCCATTCTCTATCCCGGCATCATCAGAACGTACGCACACGTTGACGGCAAAGTGACCTCCAAGTCCTACATGGCAGCCCTCAAGGCCGGAAACAGCTACATTACTATGGGGCCCATCATCACTCCCGGCAGCGACAGCATGTTCGGCTCCACCAAAACCGTAACAGCCGGAAAAGCCATCACGCTGAACGCCGAACTGCAAGCCGTTCACGGCCTGAAAAGCATTGAGGTGTACAGCGAGGGCAAACCTGTGGGCAAAAAAGAATTCAATGACACCAAAGACGCCGTGGCCTACAGCTTTGAGGCTACCCCTGAAAAGGACACCTGGTACAACTTTGTTGTAATGGATGGCAAAGGCCGCTACGCCGTCACCAACCCCATCTGGGTTGAAGTGAAGAAATAG
- a CDS encoding heavy metal translocating P-type ATPase — MSEIKPATARSDQPQSCATAPTACGCCSCGTTTQPSTLAPVSGQSLHRATYTIENMDCPTEEALIRKKLEGMPGVDRLEFNLMQRMLTVHHSLDSLGEVEKALTSIGMQAEPVFDGRGIPSLFSVTGMCCPTEVGMIRAKLTPIDGIIGLDFNLIQRTLKIVHEPEALSAITAALESLDMGASLLDTESSAPASTSAPVNWRRLGIAGAAAVASEVVELASGNTTIVLALALAAILIGGLSTYKKGWIALKNLNLNMNALMSFAVTGALLIGQWPEAAMVMVLFTLAEVIEARSLDRARNAIRGLMELAPDKATVQQPDNTWADVDAKQVAIGSRVRVKPGERIALDGEIEEGHSAINQAPITGESLPVEKAAGDTVFAGTINESGSFIYRVMAGADDSTLARIIHAVEEAQGSRAPTQRFVDQFARYYTPAVFILALAVALVPPLAYGAPWMDWIYRALVLLVIACPCALVISTPVSIVSGLAAAARKGILIKGGVYLEDGRKLRWLALDKTGTLTHGKPVQTDFVPWGEADPASAQSLAASLAARSDHPVSKALSMAAIHDNVVVQEVENFAALPGRGVQGSVGSEVYYLVNHRMIDELGLCSPELEAHLSGLEKQGKSVVLLANAKLVLAVFAVADTVKETSQQAVSELHALGVQTVMLTGDNSHTAEAIAAQVGTSRAHGGLLPEDKLQKIEELVSTGTKVGMVGDGINDAPALARADIGFAMGAAGADTAIETADVALMDDDLRKIPAFIRLSRATSSVLKQNIGLALGIKTIFVALTFAGQATLWMAVFADMGTSLLVVFNGLRLLRK, encoded by the coding sequence ATGTCAGAAATCAAACCGGCCACGGCGCGCTCCGATCAGCCCCAGAGCTGCGCTACTGCCCCAACTGCTTGCGGTTGCTGCTCATGCGGAACCACCACACAGCCTTCCACACTGGCTCCTGTGTCTGGACAGTCCTTACACCGGGCAACATATACAATTGAGAATATGGATTGTCCTACCGAGGAAGCCCTGATCAGAAAAAAACTTGAGGGCATGCCAGGCGTTGACAGGCTTGAGTTCAACCTGATGCAGCGAATGCTTACCGTGCACCACTCGCTGGACTCGCTGGGCGAAGTTGAAAAGGCCCTCACGTCCATTGGCATGCAGGCCGAACCTGTGTTTGACGGCAGGGGCATCCCCTCACTTTTTTCCGTTACCGGAATGTGCTGCCCCACAGAAGTCGGGATGATACGTGCCAAGCTGACGCCTATCGACGGCATCATCGGCCTTGATTTTAATCTGATCCAGCGCACGCTCAAAATTGTGCACGAGCCTGAGGCCCTTTCTGCAATCACTGCCGCGCTTGAATCTCTGGATATGGGGGCAAGCCTGCTGGACACGGAATCTTCAGCTCCCGCCTCCACATCAGCACCAGTCAACTGGCGCAGGCTGGGCATTGCCGGTGCTGCCGCAGTGGCCTCCGAAGTAGTGGAACTCGCTTCCGGCAACACCACGATAGTTCTTGCTCTGGCTCTGGCTGCCATTCTGATTGGCGGGCTTTCCACCTACAAAAAGGGCTGGATCGCCCTGAAAAATCTTAACCTGAATATGAACGCGCTGATGTCGTTCGCAGTCACGGGCGCGCTGCTGATTGGGCAATGGCCTGAGGCCGCTATGGTTATGGTGCTGTTCACGCTGGCAGAGGTTATTGAAGCGCGCTCACTGGACCGTGCCAGAAACGCCATCCGTGGCCTCATGGAACTTGCGCCTGACAAAGCCACCGTGCAGCAGCCGGACAACACCTGGGCCGATGTGGATGCCAAACAGGTTGCCATCGGGAGCCGGGTACGCGTCAAACCCGGCGAACGCATCGCTCTTGACGGAGAGATCGAGGAAGGCCACTCCGCTATCAATCAGGCCCCCATTACAGGCGAAAGCCTGCCTGTGGAAAAGGCGGCAGGCGACACCGTCTTCGCGGGAACCATCAACGAATCAGGTTCCTTCATATACCGGGTTATGGCTGGAGCCGACGATTCCACCCTGGCCCGGATCATTCATGCGGTTGAAGAAGCTCAAGGGAGCCGCGCCCCGACGCAGCGTTTTGTAGACCAGTTTGCCCGCTACTATACTCCAGCGGTCTTTATTCTGGCCCTGGCCGTTGCTCTTGTGCCGCCGCTGGCGTACGGAGCGCCCTGGATGGACTGGATATACAGGGCGCTGGTGCTTCTGGTCATTGCTTGCCCCTGCGCTCTGGTTATTTCAACACCCGTAAGTATCGTCAGCGGTCTTGCGGCAGCCGCCAGAAAAGGCATCCTCATCAAGGGTGGCGTGTACCTGGAAGATGGCCGCAAACTGCGCTGGCTGGCGCTGGACAAAACAGGCACCTTGACTCACGGCAAGCCTGTTCAGACAGATTTCGTTCCCTGGGGCGAGGCTGATCCGGCCAGTGCCCAGTCTCTTGCGGCAAGCCTGGCCGCCCGTTCCGACCATCCCGTGTCAAAAGCGCTGTCGATGGCCGCAATCCACGATAATGTCGTTGTTCAGGAAGTGGAAAACTTCGCGGCCTTGCCCGGAAGAGGGGTTCAAGGGAGTGTCGGTTCGGAGGTTTACTACCTCGTCAACCACAGGATGATTGATGAGCTCGGCCTCTGTTCGCCAGAATTGGAGGCACATCTTTCCGGTCTGGAAAAGCAGGGAAAAAGCGTGGTGTTGCTTGCCAACGCCAAGCTGGTGCTGGCTGTTTTTGCGGTGGCTGATACAGTGAAGGAAACCAGCCAGCAGGCGGTTTCAGAACTTCATGCCCTTGGCGTGCAAACAGTAATGCTCACGGGTGACAACTCCCACACCGCCGAAGCAATTGCCGCCCAAGTGGGAACAAGCCGCGCCCACGGTGGCTTGCTGCCTGAAGACAAACTGCAAAAAATTGAGGAACTGGTTTCCACTGGAACCAAAGTCGGCATGGTTGGCGACGGTATTAACGATGCCCCCGCCCTTGCCAGAGCCGACATAGGTTTTGCAATGGGAGCCGCAGGGGCGGATACGGCCATTGAAACCGCCGATGTAGCCCTTATGGACGACGATCTGCGTAAAATTCCTGCCTTTATCCGGCTTTCTCGGGCAACATCCAGCGTGCTCAAGCAGAATATCGGCCTGGCCCTGGGCATCAAGACCATATTTGTGGCGCTGACATTCGCCGGGCAAGCGACCTTATGGATGGCTGTGTTCGCAGATATGGGAACCAGCCTGCTGGTTGTGTTCAACGGTTTGCGGCTCCTGCGAAAATAG
- a CDS encoding NapC/NirT family cytochrome c, with protein MGLRGGLLLVGFFVSGASLVATSQDGFCLSCHEMRSYKEELSRSPHARDANGKPIGCAQCHVSSSGPISMLETKVAVGISSLWTHFTSENLLLDRSEMRETARKYVADANCRACHEDLMLNAAQSGPVSAKGQAAHLEYLKKNPHPDRGGCSRCHGKPVRNTRARKQASQIEVKGCVSCHENMAHGSFSASRESGSDR; from the coding sequence TTGGGATTAAGGGGGGGGCTGCTGCTTGTTGGCTTTTTTGTGTCCGGCGCTTCTCTGGTCGCAACATCGCAGGATGGTTTTTGCCTTTCCTGTCATGAAATGCGTTCCTATAAAGAAGAACTTTCGCGATCGCCCCACGCCAGGGATGCAAACGGCAAGCCCATAGGATGCGCGCAGTGCCACGTTTCCAGTTCTGGCCCGATTTCCATGCTAGAAACAAAAGTTGCCGTGGGTATCAGTTCACTTTGGACGCATTTTACTTCTGAGAATTTGCTTTTGGACCGGTCCGAGATGCGGGAGACGGCCAGAAAATATGTGGCTGACGCCAACTGCCGGGCCTGCCATGAAGATTTGATGCTGAACGCCGCCCAAAGTGGCCCGGTGTCGGCAAAGGGCCAGGCCGCGCATTTGGAATATCTGAAAAAGAATCCCCACCCTGATCGTGGTGGCTGTTCGCGCTGCCACGGCAAACCCGTCCGCAACACCCGCGCCAGAAAGCAAGCTTCACAGATAGAAGTCAAAGGGTGTGTGTCCTGCCACGAGAATATGGCGCACGGTTCATTTTCGGCCAGCAGGGAAAGCGGGTCGGACAGATGA
- a CDS encoding ArsR/SmtB family transcription factor — protein MPDKLETSPVCCCTIIHQDVVDQVKEGLLPDSSLGEMAELFKCLGDPTRLKIVYALLAAEMCVCDIGALLEMSTPAISHHLKVLRQLKLVTFRRSGKIVYYTIADEHISPILSQALAHIKESGNG, from the coding sequence ATGCCCGACAAGCTCGAAACAAGCCCCGTCTGCTGCTGCACGATCATCCATCAGGACGTGGTGGATCAGGTGAAAGAAGGACTGTTGCCAGATTCCTCTCTTGGCGAAATGGCAGAGTTGTTCAAATGTCTTGGTGACCCGACGCGGCTCAAGATTGTGTATGCCTTGCTGGCAGCGGAGATGTGCGTTTGCGACATTGGCGCGTTGCTTGAAATGAGCACGCCAGCCATTTCACATCATCTGAAGGTTCTTCGGCAGCTTAAACTGGTTACGTTCAGGCGCTCAGGTAAAATTGTCTATTATACCATCGCGGATGAACATATTTCTCCCATTTTGTCGCAGGCTTTGGCGCACATCAAGGAAAGCGGCAACGGATAG